TTTATGTTTTGGACCATCGCATCCATTCGCTATACTTTTCAAGAAAAATTCCTGATAGTGAAGGGAGGGCCGATAAGAAGCCGGATCCCTTATGAAGACATCACGCGTGCAATTCCGACACGTGATATTTACACAGGCTATCGGCTCCTGTCTGCCCGTTATGCCATCGACCTCTATTACAAATCAGCGATGCTTGGAAGTGTGAAAATTTCTCCCCAAAATCCAAGCCTGTTTCTTGAGCAATTAAGAAAGCAT
The Metabacillus sp. FJAT-52054 genome window above contains:
- a CDS encoding PH domain-containing protein, yielding MVFLSKIDSFFIRIMVCTILFVGVVLFLPLYFDKPANGTVYIVEIAIFLFIAVFMFWTIASIRYTFQEKFLIVKGGPIRSRIPYEDITRAIPTRDIYTGYRLLSARYAIDLYYKSAMLGSVKISPQNPSLFLEQLRKHCPDALIESDKILKLLGREERQA